The following are from one region of the Halictus rubicundus isolate RS-2024b chromosome 15, iyHalRubi1_principal, whole genome shotgun sequence genome:
- the LOC143361757 gene encoding p21-activated protein kinase-interacting protein 1-like, whose protein sequence is MVRLDLNVSDPFEIVVGTYEQYLLGYKVDNVVNEYKMEKTFATHSHIASVRSLDTKKHYLASGGADDSVCLYDMNHRMECGKLVHHNDTVNCIAFTPEASHMFTCSNDGSIAAIRCGNWQIEKHWKKPHKGLAVNAVAIHPTGKIALSTGADGILRTWNLVKGRQAYATNLTPRMKLDARNVTVLKWSPNGEKYLLAVNQRIDIYSVELAGIDSEIKLDAKIVCVEFLKDNLIAVGLENGQIRFYDLEKSEQTVEAVAHDIRVKCMSFVDDLLVTASSSGEIKLWRYSKNSLDMLQSINCGARITCLTLALTCNNFDSNKEVILEQEKEEVKKKKFRLYQEVVIEKEGDWAVTPINQTGSPDEKKKKKKKKRIQTEETDVQEIPNKRKKELKKKRRREDAEEENDQRNDSIPREKKRATNENVEDEKMKKKRNESISYIKEVEQNPIVRKAEKPKGSKGESILGTNGGIINRLKKKSTRLGENDDEIPAKKKKKSKSETNGTILRKKKKKKT, encoded by the exons ATGGTTCGTCTAGATTTAAACGTGTCAGACCCGTTTGAAATAGTTGTAGGAACATACGAGCAATATCTGCTCGGTTATAAAGTGGACAATGTCGTGAAT GAATATAAGATGGAAAAAACTTTTGCAACACATAGCCATATAGCTAGTGTGCGCAGTCTTGATACTAAGAAACATTATTTAGCTTCTGGAGGTGCAGATGATTCTGTCTGTTTATACGATATGAATCACAGAATGGAATGTGGTAAACTTGTACATCATAATG ACACAGTGAACTGCATCGCATTTACCCCAGAAGCATCTCATATGTTTACATGTAGCAATGATGGTAGCATAGCTGCGATTCGATGTGGGAACTGGCAAATTGAAAAACACTGGAAAAAGCCGCATAAAGGGTTAGCTGTAAATGCTGTAGCTATTCATCCTACAGGAAAAATTGCCTTATCCACTGGAGCAGATGGAATTCTTCGTACTTGGAATCTAGTGAAAGGGAGGCAAGCATATGCAACCAACTTGACTCCGAGAATGAAACTAGATGCCCGTAATGTGACTGTTTTGAAATGGAGTCCGAACGGGGAAAAGTACTTGTTAGCTGTGAATCAACGAATTGATATATATTCCGTAGAATTGGCAGGTATCGACAGTGAGATCAAGTTGGATGCAAAGATTGTTTGTGTGGAATTCTTGAAGGACAATTTGATTGCTGTAGGATTAGAAAACGGTCAAATCAGATTTTATGATCTTGAGAAGTCAGAACAAACCGTAGAAGCGGTAGCTCACGATATTAGGGTAAAGTGTATGAGTTTTGTAGATGATTTGTTAGTCACCGCTTCCAGTTCCGGCGAGATCAAACTTTGGAGATACAGTAAAAATAGTTTGGACATGTTACAGAGTATAAACTGTGGTGCCAGAATTACGTGCTTAACTCTGGCGCTCACATGCAATAACTTTGATAGCAATAAAGAAGTTATATTGGaacaagagaaagaagaagttaaaaagaagaaatttagaCTTTACCAGGAGGTTGTTATCGAAAAGGAAGGCGATTGGGCTGTAACGCCGATTAATCAGACGGGATCACCTgatgagaagaagaaaaagaagaagaagaagagaataCAGACGGAAGAAACAGATGTCCAAGAAATTCctaataaaagaaagaaagaattgaagaaaaagAGGAGACGTGAGGATGCAGAGGAGGAAAACGATCAGAGGAACGATAGTATCCCGAGGGAAAAAAAGAGGGCAACGAATGAAAACGTTGAagatgaaaaaatgaaaaagaagaggaacgAAAGCATAAGCTATATCAAAGAAGTGGAGCAAAATCCGATTGTGAGAAAAGCGGAGAAACCAAAAGGATCTAAAGGCGAAAGTATATTGGGAACCAATGGTGGAATTATAAACAGATTGAAAAAGAAGTCAACGCGATTGGGAGAAAACGACGATGAAATACCtgcaaagaagaagaagaaatcgaAGTCAGAAACAAATGGAACGATtttgaggaagaagaagaagaagaagacatgA
- the Wdr82 gene encoding WD repeat domain 82 encodes MKLVDHVVRSFKVAKVFRENSDRINSIDFSPNGDTLISCSEDDQIVIYDCEKGTQVRTVNSKKYGVDLIHFTHAKNTAIHSSTKIDDTIRYLSLHDNKYIRYFPGHSKKVVSLCISPIEDTFLSGSLDKSLRLWDLRSPNCHGVMNVSGRPVAAYDPEGLIFAAGVNSEFIKLYDLRSFDKGPFVTFKLSQEKECDWTGLKFSRDGKTILISTNGSTIRLIDAFHGTPLQTFAGYLNNKGIAIEASFSPDSQFVFSGSTDGRVHIWNAETGYKVCVLNGDHPAPVQCIQFNPKYMMLASACTNMAFWLPTVDESA; translated from the coding sequence ATGAAGCTCGTTGACCACGTGGTGAGGAGCTTCAAGGTGGCCAAGGTTTTCCGTGAAAATTCCGATCGCATAAACAGCATCGACTTTTCACCGAACGGGGACACTTTGATCTCTTGTTCAGAGGATGACCAGATCGTGATATATGACTGTGAGAAAGGCACTCAGGTGCGTACAGTCAATTCTAAGAAGTATGGTGTAGATTTAATTCATTTCACACATGCGAAGAATACCGCGATACACAGCAGTACCAAGATCGACGACACGATTCGCTATCTAAGTCTACATGACAACAAGTACATCAGATACTTCCCAGGGCATAGCAAGAAAGTTGTGTCGCTGTGTATCAGTCCTATAGAAGACACATTTCTTTCTGGTTCTTTAGACAAATCGTTAAGACTATGGGATTTACGTTCACCTAATTGCCACGGTGTCATGAATGTTTCTGGACGCCCGGTTGCTGCCTATGATCCGGAGGGTCTGATTTTTGCTGCAGGTGTCAATTCAGAGTTCATTAAATTATATGACTTGCGCAGCTTTGACAAGGGGCCATTCGTTACGTTTAAATTGTCACAAGAAAAGGAGtgtgattggacaggattgaagtTTAGCAGAGACGGCAAAACTATATTGATTTCTACGAATGGTAGCACAATCCGTTTGATCGATGCATTTCATGGCACTCCGCTACAGACATTCGCTGGTTACCTGAACAATAAAGGAATCGCAATTGAAGCTAGCTTTAGTCCCGACTCACAGTTTGTATTCAGTGGATCTACAGATGGTAGGGTGCACATATGGAATGCTGAAACTGGATACAAAGTTTGCGTGCTAAATGGTGATCACCCTGCACCAGTTCAATGTATTCAATTTAATCCTAAGTACATGATGTTAGCATCAGCGTGTACTAACATGGCATTTTGGTTACCAACTGTTGACGaaagtgcataa
- the LOC143361754 gene encoding neprilysin-11 isoform X1: protein MKYKVNDPEDHDRDTQPGETRGNNSALSWQHDSVNEGEKSSGKNTKLMMVVGLLMVTVVALVVTLTSQIVVFRKEDYKEICQSVECVKTAARIIEAMNRSVDPCHDFYDFACGGWISKNPIPQSQVAWDQLSLLREQLFQNLRILLEEPDGKNDPRSVKLARALYRTCMDTTSIEALGMQPIHDILAELGLPKIPPTRSSNWTLDVSRLAGTAQRVLGLNIFVHFYVSEDVRDTTRNRMMMAQVTPAISERYLLDPQRFRSEINEYKRYIKDMVELAGIGNRSVAFANEILDFSTKLAKIMATSEQRRSGSYLFHEVTIDDLQQLTDLHAQQWNWTRYMEAVFDNTNVTINTATDRAIVVDLQYLQKLPKLLAVTPPYTIARHLWWSIYSTVAPLTSQRFRDLVYQFLRKVFGLKEKRARWRECTENANANFGMAMSYVYAERYFDERTREKALEMLTDVKDAFDEMLAELDWMDVATRRRAHDKLRAIRPFVGIPEWIADSKKLDKYYETSEIVPGKLFETFLRLTDSAVKKSLNGLREKPDKSRWISTGTAVNAFYSAILNSVTFPAGILHPPFYGNGLESINYGAMGAIMGHEVTHGFDDQGRRYDETGNLKQWWSEETLQHYQKKVECIIKQYGNYRLPELGNNFTVNGVNTQGENIADNGGIREAYRAYRKHEARSSVRQALPGFAEYTRDQLFFIGFAQVWCGNYTNGALKSKLVEGVHAPNHFRVIGTLSNNADFAEAWNCPIGSPMNPANKCVLW, encoded by the exons GTGAACGATCCGGAGGACCATGACAGGGATACGCAGCCGGGAGAAACGAGAGGGAACAACTCGGCGCTTTCGTG GCAACACGATTCGGTGAACGAAGGAGAAAAGTCGAGCGGAAAAAACACCAAGCTGATGATGGTCGTTGGCTTGTTAATGGTGACCGTGGTGGCGTTGGTTGTAACGCTGACCTCGCAAATAGTCGTTTTCCGCAAGGAGGATTACAAAGAGATATGCCAGAGCGTGGAATGCGTCAAAACAG CCGCCAGGATAATAGAGGCGATGAATAGATCGGTCGATCCTTGCCACGATTTCTACGATTTCGCTTGCGGCGGATGGATCTCGAAAAATCCTATACCGCAGAGTCAAGTCGCCTGGGACCAGCTGAGCCTTCTCAGGGAACAGCTGTTCCAAAATCTGAGGATCCTGCTCGAGGAACCAGACGGTAAAAACGATCCCAGGTCGGTCAAGTTGGCCAGAGCGCTGTACAGAACTTGCATGGACACGA CGAGCATCGAAGCTTTGGGAATGCAGCCGATCCACGACATCTTGGCTGAGCTAGGTTTACCGAAGATCCCACCGACGCGTTCCAGCAACTGGACCTTGGACGTTTCGCGGCTCGCGGGAACGGCGCAAAGAGTTCTAGGCTTGAATATATTTGTCCACTTCTATGTGAGCGAGGACGTTCGGGACACGACGAGAAACAGAATGATG ATGGCACAAGTAACCCCAGCGATCAGCGAGCGGTACCTTTTGGACCCGCAACGCTTTCGCTCGGAAATAAACGAGTACAAAAGATACATAAAGGATATGGTCGAGCTGGCTGGCATAGGGAACAGAAGCGTCGCGTTCGCCAACGAAATTTTGGATTTCAGTACGAAACTCGCGAAG ATAATGGCGACGTCGGAGCAAAGGCGAAGCGGAAGCTACTTGTTCCATGAAGTAACCATCGACGATCTGCAACAACTGACGGATTTACACGCGCAACAG TGGAACTGGACAAGATACATGGAAGCAGTATTCGACAATACCAACGTGACGATAAATACTGCTACTGACCGTGCGATCGTGGTCGATCTACAATATCTGCAGAAACTGCCGAAGCTGTTGGCGGTCACGCCACCATATACCATAG CGCGTCATCTATGGTGGAGCATCTATTCGACAGTCGCTCCGTTAACATCGCAACGATTTCGTGATCTGGTCTACCAATTCTTGCGAAAAGTTTTCGGACTGAAGGAGAAGAGAGCCAGATGGCGAGAATGCACGgagaacgcgaacgcgaacttCGGCATGGCGATGAGTTATGTTTACGCGGAGAGGTACTTTGACGAGCGGACTCGGGAAAAA GCTTTAGAAATGTTGACGGATGTGAAGGACGCGTTCGACGAGATGCTCGCGGAACTCGATTGGATGGACGTAGCGACGAGACGCCGAGCACACGACAAATTGCGCGCGATTAGACCGTTCGTCGGAATCCCAGAATGGATCGCCGACTCCAAGAAACTGGATAAGTATTATGAGACG TCAGAGATTGTGCCGGGGAAACTATTCGAGACGTTTTTGAGGCTGACCGACTCAGCGGTCAAGAAAAGTTTGAACGGCTTGCGAGAGAAGCCGGACAAGAGTCGATGGATATCAACCGGCACGGCGGTGAACGCGTTTTACAGCGCAATATTGAATTCTGTTA CCTTCCCAGCCGGCATTTTACATCCCCCGTTTTATGGAAACGGCTTAGA ATCTATCAATTACGGAGCTATGGGCGCGATCATGGGCCACGAGGTGACTCATGGATTCGACGATCAAG GTCGTAGGTACGACGAGACCGGAAATCTAAAACAGTGGTGGAGTGAGGAGACGTTGCAGCATTATCAGAAGAAAGTCGAGTGCATAATCAAGCAGTACGGTAACTACCGATTGCCAGAGCTCGGCAATAATTTCACG GTAAACGGCGTAAACACACAGGGGGAGAACATCGCAGACAACGGCGGCATACGGGAGGCTTACAGGGCGTATCGAAAACACGAAGCACGATCCAGTGTTCGACAAGCTTTGCCCGGCTTCGCTGAATATACTCGGGACCAACTCTTTTTCATAGGTTTTGCGCAA GTTTGGTGCGGAAATTACACTAACGGCGCGTTAAAGTCGAAACTGGTAGAAGGAGTACATGCACCGAATCATTTCAGAGTTATCGGTACTCTGTCAAATAACGCAGACTTCGCGGAAGCGTGGAATTGTCCGATTGGAAGTCCAATGAACCCAGCCAACAAGTGCGTTTTGTGGTGA
- the Asprs-m gene encoding aspartyl-tRNA synthetase, mitochondrial: MFSFRNIIMKSKNQFRNLFYTNHVCKHKLMKKCSILVACTHDLAIEKQLIKDNVQPVNKYVTRTHTCGELNIQNVGDNVHLYGWLEFQRMNKFITLRDAYGCTQFIVPNNRTDLTEIVEKLNFESVLSIMGTVVERPKGQKNSKMSTGDIEVQIESLEILNPAKSNLPLFMREFNKAKESTQMKYRYMALRYPELQRNLRLRSQVMAKMREYLLKECSFVDIETPTLFKCTPGGAQEFIVPTQHPGQFYSLVQSPQQFKQLLMVGGIDRYFQIAKCYRDETARHDRQPEFTQLDIEMSFVDCEGIMELTENVLLYSWPEESAPITSPFKRLTFDQAMELYGTDKPDLRIPYQLCRLTNMVDTSIVEETLKIKWDENFEIYALVYPNQHNFLTKSTKEHISKEQRDFPCVKLIQLKIAAADSNKIYSNIIKGDIEQKLNLKDGDILFLACGEKIPTQSLLGRVRVVFTDLIESKGQTIRSSENEILWVTDFPLFSFNHTENKLETMHHPFTQPHPDDIHYLSENPTMVRGLHYDLVMNGSEIAGGSIRIHQSNLQKQILKMLDIDESCLEHMLSAFECGAPPHGGIALGLDRLMSLLCNTESIRNVIAFPKTTEGRDVMSGAPVPISDKDKSLYHIQTIEK, encoded by the exons ATGTTTAGTTTTCGAAATATTATTATGAAATCAAAGAATCAGTTTCGTAACTTATTTTATACAAATCATGTATGTAAACACAAA CTTATGAAGAAATGTTCGATCCTAGTGGCTTGTACTCATGATTTGGCCATTGAAAAACAGCTAATAAAAGATAATGTGCAACCTGTTAACAAATATGTTACAAGAACTCACACGTGTGGTGAACTTAATATTCAAAATGTAGGAGATAATGTTCATCTATACGGCTGGCTAGAATTTCAAAGAATGAACAAATTTATTACGTTACGAGATGCTTATGGTTGTACACAATTTATAGTACCAAATAAT AGAACAGATCTGACAGAAATAGTTGAAAAGTTGAACTTTGAAAGTGTGCTAAGTATAATGGGAACTGTAGTCGAGAGGCCAAAGGGACAAAAGAACAGTAAAATGAGCACGGGAGATATCGAAGTACAAATAGAATCTCTGGAAATTTTAAATCCAGCCAAATCAAATCTGCCCCTTTTCATGAGAGAATTTAATAAAGCAAAGGAGAGTACACAAATGAAATATAGATATATGGCTTTGAGATATCCTGAGTTACAAAGAAATCTAAGATTACGTTCTCaagttatggcaaaaatgagggAATATCTACTTAAAGAATGCAGCTTTGTGGACATAGAAACACCTACATTATTTAAATGTACTCCTGGA GGAGCTCAAGAATTTATTGTTCCGACACAACACCCAGGGCAATTCTATTCATTGGTACAGAGTCCTCAACAGTTTAAACAATTACTAATGGTTGGTGGCATTGATAGATATTTTCAAATCGCTAAATGTTATAGAGACGAAACTGCTAGGCATGATAGACAACCTGAATTTACACAG CTGGATATAGAAATGTCGTTTGTTGATTGCGAAGGGATAATGGAACTAACTGAAAATGTGTTGCTGTACTCTTGGCCCGAAGAATCGGCTCCTATAACTAGTCCTTTTAAACGACTCACATTTGATCAAGCAATGGAACTGTATGGTACAGATAAACCAGATTTAAGAATACCGTATCAG CTTTGTAGACTTACAAATATGGTTGACACTTCTATAGTGGAGGAAACACTAAAAATTAAATGGGACGAGAATTTTGAGATTTATGCTTTAGTTTATCCCAACCAGCAT AATTTTCTTACAAAATCTACCAAAGAACACATTTCTAAAGAGCAGCGCGATTTCCCGTGTGtgaaattaattcaattaaaaatagcGGCAGcagattcaaataaaatttattccaaCATAATAAAGGGAGATAtagaacaaaaattaaatttaaaggatggagatattttatttttagcttGTGGAGAAAAGATCCCCACA CAATCGCTATTGGGAAGAGTGCGTGTTGTATTCACAGATTTAATAGAGAGTAAAGGCCAAACAATTCGATCttctgaaaatgaaattttatgggTTACtgattttccattattttcatttaatcacacggaaaataaattagaaactaTGCATCATCCATTCACGCAACCTCATCCAGATGACATTCATTATCTTTCTGAAAATCCGACAATG gtaagaggactGCATTATGATTTGGTTATGAATGGCTCTGAAATTGCTGGAGGATCAATACGTATTCATCAATcaaatttacaaaaacaaatattaaaaatgttagacaTAGACGAATCATGTTTGGAACACATGCTTTCAGCCTTCGAGTGTGGTGCCCCGCCGCACGGTGGAATTGCTTTAg gatTGGATCGTTTAATGTCTTTGTTGTGCAATACAGAAAGTATAAGAAACGTAATAGCATTTCCAAAAACTACAGAGGGTCGTGACGTGATGTCAGGAGCACCAGTTCCAATTTCTGACAAGGACAAATCATTATATCATATACAGACAAtagagaaataa
- the Kua gene encoding plasmanylethanolamine desaturase Kua, with product MDEIKVANLGQAASAACSMATNFLAPVKTERQIYENSMLEDDPNANSVVPTSQEDRTVPRWGPNHKGAQELANLYSTGKRTQECICVGICITLMVVNSIFILVRLRFENLSPIAVAAFCGIVTADFGSGFVHWAADTWGSIELPILGKNFLRPFREHHIDPTSITRHDFIETNGDNFMVTIPFLCKLTWDFLILPESEIQQKFVWTCYWFLLAIFVAMTNQIHKWSHTYFGLPTWVVWLQEHRIILPRKHHRVHHVAPHETYFCITTGWLNWPLEKLRFWYILEVMIEKSTGFKPRADDLKWAQKRS from the exons ATGGACGAGATAAAGGTGGCGAACTTGGGTCAAGCGGCTTCGGCCGCGTGCTCGATGGCAACGAATTTTTTGGCGCCAGTGAAAACCGAACGGCAGATCTACGAGAATTCGATGCTCGAGGACGATCCCAATGCCAACTCGGTGGTACCGACTTCGCAAGAGGACAGGACCGTACCGAGGTGGGGTCCTAATCACAAAGGCGCCCAAGAACTAGCAAATCTTTACAGCACTG GAAAAAGGACGCAAGAGTGTATTTGTGTCGGTATCTGCATTACACTCATGGTGGTTAATTCAATATTTATCCTTGTCAGGTTACGATTCGAAAATTTAAGCCCTATAGCGGTGGCGGCGTTTTGCGGCATCGTAACGGCAGATTTCGGGTCTGGTTTCGTTCACTGGGCCGCCGATACATGGGGTTCTATAGAACTTCCTATTTTAGGAAAG AATTTTTTGAGACCTTTTCGAGAGCATCATATTGATCCCACAAGTATAACGAGGcatgactttatagaaactaATGGTGATAATTTTATGGTCACAATACCATTCCTTTGTAAATTAACATGGGATTTTTTAATACTCCCGGAGTCGGAGATTCAGCAAAAGTTCGTTTGGACCTGTTATTGGTTTCTACTTGCCATTTTTGTCGCAATGACTAATCAG ATACATAAATGGTCTCACACATATTTTGGACTACCTACTTGGGTTGTGTGGTTACAAGAACACAGAATTATATTACCCAGGAAGCATCATCGTGTACACCATGTTGCACCACATGAAACTTATTTCTGCATTACGACTGGATGGTTGAATTGGCCATTAGAAAAGCTTCGTTTTTGGTATATACTGGAAGTCATGATTGAAAAGTCAACTGGTTTCAAACCAAGAGCGGATGACTTGAAATGGGCCCAGAAACGGTCTTGA
- the LOC143361754 gene encoding neprilysin-11 isoform X2 yields MMVVGLLMVTVVALVVTLTSQIVVFRKEDYKEICQSVECVKTAARIIEAMNRSVDPCHDFYDFACGGWISKNPIPQSQVAWDQLSLLREQLFQNLRILLEEPDGKNDPRSVKLARALYRTCMDTTSIEALGMQPIHDILAELGLPKIPPTRSSNWTLDVSRLAGTAQRVLGLNIFVHFYVSEDVRDTTRNRMMMAQVTPAISERYLLDPQRFRSEINEYKRYIKDMVELAGIGNRSVAFANEILDFSTKLAKIMATSEQRRSGSYLFHEVTIDDLQQLTDLHAQQWNWTRYMEAVFDNTNVTINTATDRAIVVDLQYLQKLPKLLAVTPPYTIARHLWWSIYSTVAPLTSQRFRDLVYQFLRKVFGLKEKRARWRECTENANANFGMAMSYVYAERYFDERTREKALEMLTDVKDAFDEMLAELDWMDVATRRRAHDKLRAIRPFVGIPEWIADSKKLDKYYETSEIVPGKLFETFLRLTDSAVKKSLNGLREKPDKSRWISTGTAVNAFYSAILNSVTFPAGILHPPFYGNGLESINYGAMGAIMGHEVTHGFDDQGRRYDETGNLKQWWSEETLQHYQKKVECIIKQYGNYRLPELGNNFTVNGVNTQGENIADNGGIREAYRAYRKHEARSSVRQALPGFAEYTRDQLFFIGFAQVWCGNYTNGALKSKLVEGVHAPNHFRVIGTLSNNADFAEAWNCPIGSPMNPANKCVLW; encoded by the exons ATGATGGTCGTTGGCTTGTTAATGGTGACCGTGGTGGCGTTGGTTGTAACGCTGACCTCGCAAATAGTCGTTTTCCGCAAGGAGGATTACAAAGAGATATGCCAGAGCGTGGAATGCGTCAAAACAG CCGCCAGGATAATAGAGGCGATGAATAGATCGGTCGATCCTTGCCACGATTTCTACGATTTCGCTTGCGGCGGATGGATCTCGAAAAATCCTATACCGCAGAGTCAAGTCGCCTGGGACCAGCTGAGCCTTCTCAGGGAACAGCTGTTCCAAAATCTGAGGATCCTGCTCGAGGAACCAGACGGTAAAAACGATCCCAGGTCGGTCAAGTTGGCCAGAGCGCTGTACAGAACTTGCATGGACACGA CGAGCATCGAAGCTTTGGGAATGCAGCCGATCCACGACATCTTGGCTGAGCTAGGTTTACCGAAGATCCCACCGACGCGTTCCAGCAACTGGACCTTGGACGTTTCGCGGCTCGCGGGAACGGCGCAAAGAGTTCTAGGCTTGAATATATTTGTCCACTTCTATGTGAGCGAGGACGTTCGGGACACGACGAGAAACAGAATGATG ATGGCACAAGTAACCCCAGCGATCAGCGAGCGGTACCTTTTGGACCCGCAACGCTTTCGCTCGGAAATAAACGAGTACAAAAGATACATAAAGGATATGGTCGAGCTGGCTGGCATAGGGAACAGAAGCGTCGCGTTCGCCAACGAAATTTTGGATTTCAGTACGAAACTCGCGAAG ATAATGGCGACGTCGGAGCAAAGGCGAAGCGGAAGCTACTTGTTCCATGAAGTAACCATCGACGATCTGCAACAACTGACGGATTTACACGCGCAACAG TGGAACTGGACAAGATACATGGAAGCAGTATTCGACAATACCAACGTGACGATAAATACTGCTACTGACCGTGCGATCGTGGTCGATCTACAATATCTGCAGAAACTGCCGAAGCTGTTGGCGGTCACGCCACCATATACCATAG CGCGTCATCTATGGTGGAGCATCTATTCGACAGTCGCTCCGTTAACATCGCAACGATTTCGTGATCTGGTCTACCAATTCTTGCGAAAAGTTTTCGGACTGAAGGAGAAGAGAGCCAGATGGCGAGAATGCACGgagaacgcgaacgcgaacttCGGCATGGCGATGAGTTATGTTTACGCGGAGAGGTACTTTGACGAGCGGACTCGGGAAAAA GCTTTAGAAATGTTGACGGATGTGAAGGACGCGTTCGACGAGATGCTCGCGGAACTCGATTGGATGGACGTAGCGACGAGACGCCGAGCACACGACAAATTGCGCGCGATTAGACCGTTCGTCGGAATCCCAGAATGGATCGCCGACTCCAAGAAACTGGATAAGTATTATGAGACG TCAGAGATTGTGCCGGGGAAACTATTCGAGACGTTTTTGAGGCTGACCGACTCAGCGGTCAAGAAAAGTTTGAACGGCTTGCGAGAGAAGCCGGACAAGAGTCGATGGATATCAACCGGCACGGCGGTGAACGCGTTTTACAGCGCAATATTGAATTCTGTTA CCTTCCCAGCCGGCATTTTACATCCCCCGTTTTATGGAAACGGCTTAGA ATCTATCAATTACGGAGCTATGGGCGCGATCATGGGCCACGAGGTGACTCATGGATTCGACGATCAAG GTCGTAGGTACGACGAGACCGGAAATCTAAAACAGTGGTGGAGTGAGGAGACGTTGCAGCATTATCAGAAGAAAGTCGAGTGCATAATCAAGCAGTACGGTAACTACCGATTGCCAGAGCTCGGCAATAATTTCACG GTAAACGGCGTAAACACACAGGGGGAGAACATCGCAGACAACGGCGGCATACGGGAGGCTTACAGGGCGTATCGAAAACACGAAGCACGATCCAGTGTTCGACAAGCTTTGCCCGGCTTCGCTGAATATACTCGGGACCAACTCTTTTTCATAGGTTTTGCGCAA GTTTGGTGCGGAAATTACACTAACGGCGCGTTAAAGTCGAAACTGGTAGAAGGAGTACATGCACCGAATCATTTCAGAGTTATCGGTACTCTGTCAAATAACGCAGACTTCGCGGAAGCGTGGAATTGTCCGATTGGAAGTCCAATGAACCCAGCCAACAAGTGCGTTTTGTGGTGA